AGCCTAAACAAGTACTCTGTTCCTGGATAGTAATGTCCTTGCTCCCATTTAGAAACTTGGCCTTCATCTGTAAATCCTAGGTACGTTGCCACGTCTTTCTGTGTAAGGCCATTGAGCTTCCTAGCTTCTCGTAGTTTGTTTGGTATAGGCATAGGTTATAGCGAAGGGAACCTACCTAAGAATGGTAAGTCATTATCAAGGTTCTCCAGCTTCTCCTTGGTCTCTTTTTCCTTCTGCTCCCGCTCCCAAGCATCTACTTTCTCCTGAGCCTTCTCAGCAACACCAGGGAGTGACAAAGCTTTTAAATCCGCTATACTGCTTTGTACTGGTCTCTTATTTTCTAGCAATTCGGAAATCCAGACATTTGGATCACAAACGGCGCAAAGCCAAATAAACTGCTTTATTTGCGAGCCGTTCGTGAAGCCGCAGTCATGTCGCTTTGCGACAGACGAGGCGGGGTCGCAAGTACTTACGTAGAATTTGAGCATAGCGAAAAATTATACTTAGTAACTTGTGACCACATAAACAAAGTACGCGCAGCGTACAAAATAATGGCACCTAAACCCATAATCAAAACATGGAAAATCAAAACTTTAGCAACGGATCAGCCAAAAAGAATGAAAAAGAAACTCAAAACAATGAGGTGTCTTTGGGTGCAGATAGTGTTTCAAAGAAAGAATTAGGTAAAAAGGAAAAAATAACCCTGGAAATTAATGGGCAAACAATTGAAGCAGTAAAGTATTATTTTGAATACCCTGAAAAGATTCAAAAAGAATCAGGGATTTTGGGGTATGAGAGAACAAAGATTTCAATAGATGAAAAGTTGATAAGTGACGAGATGGAGCATTATGAGCAATCTAAAATAATTACAGATTTACTTGTTACTTTATCAGATGGAGAATATCCTGAGACATGTGTTACGCATAAATTCGGAGCTTATGGTTCTCATGAAGGATTCAAAAAAGGGTTTGCTGAGGATAAATTTTTTGTTCAAAAAATATATGATTTAGATCGGATAGAAAAACTAAAAGATGAAATGGATCCAAATTACATATTTAATAACAATGGTGCAAAATTAGACATTTTTAATAAAAAAGACAACAGCCCCTATTCTGAAAATACCTATGGAAAAATTCCTGAACACCAAGTCTATCATGAAGGAGTACTCTTTTATGAGACTACCCCAATTGCAAAAATTCCAAAAAAAATCTTAAGCAATGAGAGTGAATTTTACATTAAAAAAGATTTTTACCTAGAACCAGGGAATTTTTGGCATGGTGTAGGAATAAAAGATATTGGATTTGGTTTTTCAGTTCTCAATGATCCTTTTTTCTTAAAATATATTGAAGAATCCATTTTACTTGATCCTGAACCTTTATTTAAATCTGAGGACTCTACCACAAAGGATATATTTTGTATTTATCTTATAAATGAGTACCATCGACTTGGTTACTCTTTTATTAGTAACTCATCTGATGATAAAACTATCGATGAAATAAAAAGAAAATTTATTTTAAAAATAGATGAAATTGCAAAAGAATTTTTAAAAAACAAGATATTATCCAATGGTGATTTATATAATTCTGAAATTAGTATGGGTAAGTATGCCACAGAAAAATTTTTAGGGCGTTCGGGTGCTTTTAAAGGAAATTATTTTGTAGGTAATGAAATAAAAATTCCAATTTTTATGAATCATGACAATATTCCCCAGCTTTCGTGGGGTCACGCAAAATATGCTCATTATTTCAATGATAAAGGTTTAAATTTTTTCAAGTTCAAACACGCAGACTATTTACCAAAGAAAGAGTAAATAAATTCTTCAAATCTATAATGCTACGGTTCATTTTTCATATTTACAAACATATTTTCTCAAGATGACACAATGAAGGACTTGAACTTTTTTAATTCTTTGTTGCATTTTGGATTATCTTTTATCTGAACCTTCATTAGTACAAGCAGCTGCAATGACTACTTTTTACATTGTGGTACTAAAATCTCTAATACTGCTTTTTTTCCTTAAGTTCACCATGATATAAAAATGTCCATTATAAAATGGTTATCCACAGCTAAATTCTTGCAAGAGAACGAATGTTCTCCTATACTATATTCATGAGCAAGCATGAATATTTTAAATCAATACATAAGGAACTTAAAAAGATCAATAAAGTTATTGATGAGAAAATTATTCTTGGCAAGAGCTACAAAGAAGAATCTATGCGTCATAAATTTCTCCTTACACAAATCCGCAAATTGCAAAATAGTCAGATGATGTATAAATTCATGACTTTTCTATTCTAATATGTTTGAAACATACAAAAACAAAATAGTAGCGTTCTACAAATCCAACAAGCGTATGCCAAGTTATTCAGAAATTATGAAAATTACCGGACTCAAATCAAAGAGTCCGGTATTTAAGCTCGTCGGCAAGCTCGTCGAGCAAGGATTCATTGGGAAAGACGCAAACGGTAAACTTATCCCCAAGCAATCATTTAACAGCATTACACGACTTTCTCAGACAGTATCTGCCGGATACGGTGCAGCTGTGGAAGATGAGGTGGGGGAAAAGGTTGACCTTGATGATTGGCTTGTCAGAGATAGTAGCAAGACGTTTGTACTTGAAGTAAATGGAGATTCGATGAAGGATGCCAGCATTCTCGATGGTGACAGTGTCCTTGTTGAACGGACGACTAACTTCAAAGATGGTCAAATCGTTGTCGCGCTTTTAAACGATGGCTATACAGTCAAATATCTCCGGAAAACACAAAAGTCTATGTATCTTGAACCAGCAAACAAAAAGTATAAACCCATATATCCAACTGAAGATAATCAAATAGAGCTTGTCGCTGTGGTAAAGACAATCATACGAGAGTTATAAAACATAAAGTAAAACAAAAGTATCTTGACAGGATATGTAAGTAGAGTATTCTATTTTCAGAAAGCTATTTAAATCCAAAAACTACTAGTATGGCCACATCCAGCAAGCTCAGTGATAAAAAGAAAATAGTAAAAATAAAAAACTGGTATATGTATGCAATTTGCATCCTTGTTGCCACTACCTTAGGTGTGTATAGCTATCAATATTTTTGGGAAATATATCCTAAAAGCGATAATCCATATAGCTATATGATATTTATATCAATGCCTATTGGACTGTTGTTTAGTCTAATATTACTCATGGCAATTGCCGATTGGAGAGATGTGTTTATGGTTACTATTTCGAGACGCATGTACTATATGATAAAAAATATTTTAGATAGGATTATTTTCCTACTAACAATAATTGGTATAACATTGTTCCTACTAATTTTCTTTACACTTATTGTTATTTTAATTTAAAAAACTTCTGGTATTTCCAGAAGTTTTTGTTTTGATAACGATTATTGTACTAATTTGTACATTTTAACATGTGGCTCATCACGTAATAGAAATATGTCAGATTGTATAGACCAGCCTAATTTTTTATAGAATCCTATCGCTGATTGTCTGGCATTACACCAAAATTCATGAATATTTGTTTCGAGAATTATTATTGTCTCAGCGGTTATTAGTAATTCTTTACCGATTCCATACCCTTGGAACTGAGTATGTGTTGCCATGCCGCGCAGTTGATATGCAGGTTTTTGTTCCCAAACGTTTAAAATAAATGTGGCGCATCCAAGGATATTTCCTATAGGGTTGCCAGTCGGATCTTGCCAGTAAGCTCCAAAATGATAGGTTGTACTCTCATTATCGCCTATAAATATGGCCTCATCTTTTGGCAGGCCTTGCCTTAGAATGTGATGCCTAAGATCAAATATTGCTTCAATATCTACTTTTATTGCAATACGAGCAAGTATGTTATTTTCAACCATTATAAATTTTTCATTACAATACCATATCAAAAATAATATGTACACCTAATGAGATGTAACAAAAATACCTGTTTTGCGTTACTATATAGGCATGAAATCACATACACGAAACATATTGTTACTGGCAGGTGTTGTTCTCATTGCTCTATTTTTTATAATAAGCAATAAGTACAACTTGCCTGTAGCTATACCCAATGAATCTGAAGATATACCTACAATAAAATTTGATGCGCCAATCTTTATTTCACCAATTAGTGATCTAGGGTTAGATACTAGTACGCTGTCAGGTTATTTTTCTCTCGCTCCTGATGGCTCAAAAATTCTTTTTAATGGTATGGGAACAGATGATGAAGT
The Candidatus Nomurabacteria bacterium genome window above contains:
- a CDS encoding helix-turn-helix transcriptional regulator, with the translated sequence MPIPNKLREARKLNGLTQKDVATYLGFTDEGQVSKWEQGHYYPGTEYLFRLCVLYGVYPHQLYGEALREMRKRNRYKN
- a CDS encoding GNAT family N-acetyltransferase; this encodes MVENNILARIAIKVDIEAIFDLRHHILRQGLPKDEAIFIGDNESTTYHFGAYWQDPTGNPIGNILGCATFILNVWEQKPAYQLRGMATHTQFQGYGIGKELLITAETIIILETNIHEFWCNARQSAIGFYKKLGWSIQSDIFLLRDEPHVKMYKLVQ